In a genomic window of Chrysemys picta bellii isolate R12L10 chromosome 1, ASM1138683v2, whole genome shotgun sequence:
- the YAF2 gene encoding YY1-associated factor 2 isoform X2 — translation MAKPQAQEDHWRTKSARRALPWYQRSPLGLRLHFPQSAQDSWKPRPVSQLVAQQVTQQFVPPTQSKKEKKDKVEKEKSEKETTSKKNSHKKTRPRLKNVDRSSAQHLEVTVGDLTVIITDFKEKTKSPPASSTASADQHSQSGSSSDNTERGMSRSSSPRGEASSLNGESH, via the exons ATGGCAAAGCCTCAGGCCCAGGAAGATCACTGGCGGACCAAGTCAGCAAGAAGAGCTCTTCCTTGGTACCAAAGAAGCCCTCTTGGGCTCCGACTGCACTTTCCTCAGAGTGCCCAAGACTCatg GAAACCTCGACCTGTCTCTCAGCTGGTTGCACAACAGGTTACTCAGCAATTTGTGCCCCCTACACaatcaaagaaagagaaaaaagacaaagtagaaaaggaaaaaagtgaaaagGAAACAACTAGCAAAAAGAACAGTCATAAGAAAACCAG GCCAAGATTGAAAAATGTGGATCGGAGTAGTGCCCAGCATTTGGAAGTTACCGTTGGAGATCTGACAGTCATTATTACAGACTTTAAGGAGAAAACTAAGTCACCACCTGCTTCCAGTACTGCATCTGCAGATCAGCACAGTCAGAGTGGTTCTAGCTCTGACAATACAGAGAGGGGAATGTCCAGGTCATCTTCGCCCAGAGGAGAAGCCTCATCGTTGAATGGAGAATCTCATTAA